From Thermogemmatispora onikobensis, one genomic window encodes:
- a CDS encoding adenylate/guanylate cyclase domain-containing protein yields MPEERKLVTILFADVTGSTALGDELDPEDLRTLMSRYYAHARQIITAHGGTLEKFIGDAVMAVFGLPRAHGDDAERALAAALALRQAVENDPLFPPAFRLRIGISSGEVVATGDSSQGDFLVTGDAVNVAARLQQGAAPGEILVSERTMQATRFSFLFASVRELTVRGKPQPLRVFPLKAPRPQRLLQLPPFIGRQRDLEQLRLLLDRACEEQRPYYLSLIGPAGGGKTRLLGTFLDALASHPDLRVVRVSCPPYGQLSAVQPLRELLSSLIAGQGEPVPEIERARLQQLFDESGYGQEEAARLAGLILQSLGLVPGSNLLPDSIFSVWRQLLECLARRSPLLIGIDDLQYAPDSLLDLIEALLGIRASVPLLLVLLSRPELLERRRTWGAGRQNFFCLSLPPLTAGQLRQLLEGSAPALSIAMREAIVQRAEGNPFFALELARGRLELQDQGRNLIGIALPDTVHASLLARLDLLPAPARRLLQIAAVVGRSAPRSLLQPIFLQEHNQAQADRSGEPAERFTEALDDLLLHALLVAEPGGTLAFAQNLVRDVAYGTLARGERIRLHSQIAAWLEQTALLSEQATRELKAYHYREALRLARQGAVRQELPFPPAAAQQAFEQAGLLAIQSAAFTEARHWLELAIELASPLEQVRLYELLGDSFYWGDTRRNAYRQALACWRNLETAEPLTGARLLRKIIVGGTRFALVRPLSPQEVARLAQEALTLAKQAGSEEEVWRLRVAICFTVVLDLLQYPLASLETQASLEQLIVSFTNVFAQASPGPAQTNERLEALCDRVNEAVDYFGQRDDQAALSEALDALGLLHWYLGKEEITLSAARRRLSLPDLPPEEYIDAINVAAYANLVFGNFQETIELGKMACARARTDLPLPLLSRTLPALAIAAFLAGRWEEIEALASLLHAIREEVAPDEERLAHLSDAYCSLFLVAQAHEDQAQCADLATLLRALLPREQGLEADRSFQEALLQDDPELMPVEGFRRDQLHLLYRLRFCSEHGLSAPPALLNCADQILRERQGAMLAPYLAIAQALAINDLEALARAIDAAEVAGHLVHAARMRLILAQRSGDRRQLERARPILERLRDRQTLRRLAEVEANLGGALSS; encoded by the coding sequence ATGCCCGAAGAACGCAAGCTTGTCACGATACTCTTCGCCGATGTGACCGGCTCTACTGCTCTAGGCGATGAACTTGATCCTGAAGACTTGCGAACCTTGATGAGCCGCTACTACGCCCATGCCCGGCAGATCATTACGGCCCACGGCGGTACGCTAGAGAAGTTCATCGGCGATGCAGTAATGGCTGTCTTCGGCTTGCCGCGTGCTCATGGAGACGATGCCGAGCGCGCGCTGGCGGCGGCCCTGGCCCTGCGCCAGGCCGTGGAAAACGATCCCCTCTTTCCCCCGGCGTTTCGCTTGCGCATTGGCATCAGCAGCGGTGAGGTTGTCGCCACAGGCGATAGCAGCCAGGGCGATTTCTTAGTGACGGGCGACGCGGTCAATGTGGCCGCCCGCCTGCAGCAAGGCGCTGCGCCCGGCGAGATCCTGGTGAGCGAGCGCACCATGCAGGCAACCAGGTTTTCCTTCCTCTTCGCCTCAGTGCGCGAGCTGACCGTCAGAGGTAAGCCACAGCCGCTGCGCGTCTTCCCCCTGAAAGCTCCTCGCCCGCAGCGTCTGCTACAACTGCCGCCTTTTATTGGCCGACAGCGTGATCTGGAACAATTGCGGCTCTTGCTCGATCGCGCCTGTGAAGAGCAGCGACCGTATTACCTCTCCCTCATCGGCCCGGCGGGCGGTGGCAAGACGCGCCTGCTAGGAACCTTCCTGGACGCGCTGGCCTCCCATCCCGACCTGCGCGTTGTGCGCGTCTCTTGTCCGCCCTACGGCCAGCTCTCTGCCGTTCAGCCCCTGCGCGAACTGCTCAGCAGCCTGATCGCAGGACAGGGGGAGCCTGTGCCGGAAATCGAGCGAGCGAGGCTGCAACAGCTCTTTGATGAAAGTGGCTATGGTCAGGAGGAGGCGGCCCGCCTGGCCGGGCTGATCCTGCAGTCGCTCGGTCTCGTTCCAGGCAGCAACCTCCTCCCAGACAGTATCTTCAGCGTCTGGCGTCAGTTGCTGGAGTGTCTGGCCCGCCGTTCCCCTCTCCTGATTGGCATTGATGACCTGCAGTACGCCCCAGACAGCTTGCTTGACCTCATCGAGGCTCTGCTGGGCATCCGCGCCTCAGTGCCCCTGTTGCTTGTCCTGCTGAGCAGACCTGAATTGTTGGAGCGTCGTCGCACCTGGGGAGCAGGCCGTCAGAACTTTTTTTGTCTGAGTCTGCCACCCCTCACAGCCGGGCAGCTGCGCCAGTTGCTAGAGGGGAGTGCCCCAGCCCTGTCCATCGCTATGCGCGAAGCCATTGTTCAACGGGCTGAAGGCAATCCCTTCTTTGCCCTGGAGCTAGCGCGTGGGCGGCTAGAGCTGCAAGACCAGGGTCGCAACCTGATAGGGATCGCTCTGCCCGATACCGTGCATGCCAGCCTGCTGGCCCGCCTTGACCTGTTGCCGGCGCCGGCACGTCGTCTGCTGCAGATCGCTGCTGTGGTCGGACGCAGCGCTCCCCGGTCTCTGCTGCAGCCTATCTTTCTCCAGGAGCACAATCAGGCTCAGGCTGACAGGTCTGGCGAGCCTGCCGAACGCTTTACTGAGGCTCTCGATGATCTGCTGCTGCACGCACTGCTAGTGGCTGAGCCTGGCGGAACGCTGGCTTTCGCGCAGAACCTCGTGCGCGACGTCGCCTACGGGACACTGGCCCGTGGCGAACGCATCCGCCTGCACAGTCAAATAGCGGCCTGGCTGGAGCAAACAGCCCTGCTATCGGAGCAGGCTACCAGGGAGCTGAAAGCTTATCACTACCGTGAAGCTCTGCGTCTGGCTCGTCAGGGAGCCGTACGGCAAGAACTGCCATTTCCTCCGGCTGCGGCCCAGCAAGCCTTCGAGCAGGCCGGCCTCCTGGCTATCCAAAGCGCGGCCTTTACCGAAGCCAGGCACTGGCTGGAGCTGGCCATCGAGCTGGCCTCACCACTGGAGCAGGTGCGTCTCTATGAGCTGCTCGGCGACAGCTTCTATTGGGGGGATACACGGAGGAATGCCTATCGGCAAGCTCTCGCCTGCTGGCGCAATCTAGAGACTGCTGAACCACTCACCGGCGCTCGCCTGCTGCGCAAGATCATCGTTGGCGGCACCCGTTTCGCCCTGGTGCGCCCGCTCTCGCCGCAGGAAGTTGCCCGCCTGGCACAAGAGGCCCTCACCCTTGCTAAGCAAGCGGGAAGCGAAGAAGAAGTCTGGCGCCTGCGCGTTGCCATCTGCTTCACCGTCGTCCTCGATCTGCTCCAGTACCCTCTTGCTTCACTCGAGACCCAAGCGAGTCTGGAACAACTGATCGTCTCTTTCACAAACGTCTTCGCGCAAGCGAGTCCTGGCCCGGCTCAGACCAATGAGAGGCTGGAAGCGCTGTGCGACAGAGTGAACGAGGCCGTAGACTACTTCGGGCAGCGTGATGATCAGGCCGCTCTCAGCGAGGCGCTCGACGCCCTGGGGCTGCTGCACTGGTATCTGGGAAAAGAGGAAATAACACTCAGCGCGGCCCGACGCCGCTTAAGTCTCCCCGACCTGCCACCGGAGGAATATATTGATGCCATCAATGTAGCGGCCTATGCCAATCTTGTCTTCGGCAACTTCCAGGAGACAATCGAGCTTGGCAAAATGGCCTGCGCTCGTGCTCGCACGGACCTGCCTCTGCCGCTCCTCAGCAGAACGCTGCCCGCGCTTGCCATCGCAGCCTTTCTCGCTGGTCGCTGGGAGGAGATCGAGGCGCTGGCATCCTTGCTGCATGCTATTCGCGAAGAAGTAGCCCCTGATGAGGAGCGCCTTGCCCACCTGTCGGATGCATATTGTTCGCTCTTCCTGGTCGCTCAGGCTCATGAAGACCAGGCCCAATGCGCTGACCTGGCCACCCTCCTGCGCGCCTTGCTTCCCAGAGAGCAAGGCCTCGAAGCCGATCGTAGCTTTCAAGAAGCGCTTCTCCAGGATGACCCAGAGCTTATGCCTGTGGAAGGCTTCCGGCGTGATCAACTCCACCTGCTCTATCGCCTGAGATTCTGCAGCGAACACGGCCTGAGTGCCCCGCCAGCCCTGCTGAACTGTGCGGACCAGATTCTCAGAGAGCGCCAGGGCGCCATGCTGGCTCCCTACCTTGCTATCGCCCAGGCCCTGGCCATCAACGACCTGGAGGCTCTTGCCCGGGCCATTGATGCAGCTGAAGTGGCGGGACATCTCGTGCACGCCGCCCGCATGCGCCTCATCCTCGCTCAGCGCAGCGGCGACCGGCGACAGCTAGAGCGCGCCCGTCCCATCCTGGAGCGCCTGAGAGATCGACAGACCTTGCGGCGCCTGGCCGAGGTTGAGGCCAACCTCGGCGGTGCCCTATCCAGCTAG